A single Anopheles arabiensis isolate DONGOLA chromosome X, AaraD3, whole genome shotgun sequence DNA region contains:
- the LOC120906627 gene encoding gamma-aminobutyric acid receptor subunit beta-like, producing the protein MWQILIFCFLNSVQLNNALRSVHQRSMAAGRLENVTQTISRILEGYDIRLRPNFGGEPLHVGMDLTIASFDAISEVNMDYTITMYLNQYWKDERLAFNAFALWGDNQKDPTGEIMIEDDGANDVITLSGDFAEKIWVPDTFFANDKNSFLHDVTERNKLVRLAGDGAVTYGMRFTTTLACMMDLHYYPLDSQNCTVEIESYGYTVSDVVMYWRSTPIRGVEEAELPQFTIIGYETNDRKEKLATGIYQRLSLSFKLQRNIGYFVFQTYLPSILIVMLSWVSFWINHEATSARVALGITTVLTMTTISTGVRSSLPRISYVKAIDIYLVMCFVFVFAALLEYAAVNYTYWGARAKKKSKKNKEAERKVFGKTEKTSTCSADDIIELQDIRMSPIASLRNRHYSNTITTTDSVDSAKFPPSFRIARSYGSSTRSGLRYRSTRGQGRPKMLHAIKRGASVIKASIPKIKDVNVIDKYSRVIFPVSFAAFNAGYWIFYVLE; encoded by the exons ATGTGGCAAATTCTGATATTTTGCTTCCTCAACTCAGTACAACTCAACAATGCGTTGCGAAG CGTGCACCAGAGATCGATGGCGGCTGGCCGTCTGGAGAATGTAACACAGACAATATCGCGTATACTGGAAGGTTATGACATTCGACTAAGACCAAACTTTGGTG GGGAACCACTACACGTGGGGATGGACCTCACGATAGCGAGCTTTGATGCAATCTCGGAAGTGAATATG GATTACACTATCACTATGTACCTAAACCAGTACTGGAAGGACGAGCGGCTGGCATTTAACGCGTTCGCCCTGTGGGGAGACAATCAGAAGGATCCAACCGGCGAGATCATGATAGAGGACGACGGGGCGAACGATGTGATTACGCTGTCGGGCGACTTTGCGGAAAAGATCTGGGTACCGGACACGTTCTTCGCCAACGACAAGAACAGCTTCCTGCACGACGTGACCGAGCGGAACAAGCTGGTCCGGCTGGCGGGTGACGGTGCGGTCACGTACGGCATGCGCTTCACCACCACGCTCGCCTGCATGATGGATCTGCACTACTATCCGCTCGACTCGCAGAACTGCACGGTGGAGATCGAAAGCT ATGGCTACACCGTGTCGGACGTGGTGATGTACTGGCGGTCGACACCGATCCGCGGGGTGGAGGAAGCAGAGCTGCCACAGTTCACCATCATCGGTTACGAGACGAACGATCGGAAG GAAAAGCTAGCCACCGGCATTTACCAGCGACTGTCCCTGTCCTTCAAGCTGCAGCGCAACATCGGCTACTTCGTGTTCCAAACCTATCTGCCCAGCATACTGATCGTGATGCTGTCCTGGGTGTCGTTCTGGATCAACCACGAGGCGACGTCGGCCCGCGTGGCGCTCGGCATCACGACCGTGCTGACGATGACCACCATCAGCACGGGCGTGCGCAGCTCGCTGCCCCGCATCTCCTACGTCAAGGCGATCGACATCTATCTGGTAATGTGCTTCGTGTTCGTGTTTGCCGCACTGCTCGAGTACGCCGCCGTCAACTACACGTACTGGGGGGCGCGcgccaagaagaagagcaaaaagaaCAAGGAAGCCGAGCGGAAGGTGTTCG GCAAAACGGAAAAGACCTCGACCTGCTCGGCAGACGACATCATCGAGCTGCAGGACATCCGCATGAGTCCGATCGCGTCGCTGCGCAACCGCCACTACTCGAACACGATCACCACGACCGACAGTGTCGACTCGGCCAAGTTCCCACCGAGCTTCCGCATCGCCCGTTCGTATGGGTCGAGCACCCGCAGTGGTCTACGGTACCGCAGCACGAGAG GCCAGGGCCGACCGAAGATGCTGCACGCGATCAAGCGGGGCGCCTCGGTCATCAAGGCGTCCATACCGAAGATCAAGGACGTGAACGTGATCGACAAGTACTCGCGGGTCATCTTTCCCGTGAGCTTCGCTGCCTTTAACGCCGGCTACTGGATATTCTACGTGCTCGAGTGA